The following proteins are co-located in the Desulfatitalea tepidiphila genome:
- a CDS encoding type VI secretion system Vgr family protein, giving the protein MTVPASDAARFCFTVGGIEFLVVDFTATEKISEPFEVRLNLASEDRVPCEAALGHSGCLTVQGRDHERCFHGLVTEFFYREASGRLERYEARLAPQAALLNLRSDCRIFAGLTVPQIVAQVFKAAGLDPDGWAFRLQGKYPPREHCVQYRESDLAFVRRLLAQEGIYFFFEHDRQRHRMVFGDSPAAYGRIAGERTLDYHPGAGLVPEHEAIIDWARTFTLTSDRVELGDYNFERPALNLTTASSGQDKGRTHYDYPGGHRLPDQGRRLARVREEQQRMYRDLAEGRSTKPGLAPGLIFKTDGHLCAADDGAYLAVQVRHRGDQPQSIEEVNTARGTIYVNTFTAVPAEAIIRPEPLPKPVIRGVQTAIVTGAADGQIHTDRHGRVQVRFHWERGTPAGTWVRVTQSWAGTAWGAVHLPRAGQEVIVGFEEGDPDRPMITGRLYHGQNLPPYPLPAQKSVSTIKSRSTSGEGFNEIRFEDRKEGEQLFVHAQRQMDLVVENDRRTFVGRSAHTHIQGSRLTHIGGSRHFRVGADAVETIDGVACLTVGKDLERKSGGDHVLQTGGSMDIAALADAVLEAGARLTLKVGPSFVTIGSSGIAIGAPRINFNSGGSALTGRGTFTQSPLAPQSADGALAGETSESHPVPSATIRPDAAIAPGPASAAAPVSNAIPISSAAPGADARAGTPVQPLRLKQQLVDIVHITGEAHFYVLDQDESEALKQEIDEVQRLIDEFHHILQNADDCMACLNVSDPEAECGCIRCQKQRWALKARDAGLLTLTPTEDIAPDTHLTTAEDLQGRLYTLRQARDFYQAYHPRLLRDGLKGSYVESNWQALRQVKLNELHGQIAAVQRQLDERPAPEPDARRPASVAGAPSDGAKSKRAVAYERGRQSSTGTQVIEVVVFSRPDRRYYIRARYREQVSWRRTVHTDVLRTHPFNRQLATRLIADIKQGIKDDADTSTFGTLEARLKTWSSRDDNLLNALHREFAWTSDHADAARYAVSAEAHLLRFAASASAGINSWQIDKGQVEIGVKAGAAISLAEGKVALNTFYPSQGGYPLHLSYRNGLGQTIHHPFGALRLHGSVVLSCFTGAQAFADAGIKATYKAQEVASGATALLGTPSVSVGLGGRLGLKAEAFAGARAGGSLSGDLQWLAPAHQGRGARLYGRQMSGAGNWRELATVKTEGNVAAGLGAGANFGLSISKDQLTFNCNASLVFGPGAAGGFGTIVDFEKIYDVIKLVCEALADIDYRYLYSVTEEAFKFISFGIYQAISSPGRTAAEIFQNGFREVMRWWQFRTFLKAEAERIATNLLQDRTVLLDGKSLSIGKLPPETVGPMIYVLSESFIGSWESGQEEAIVLLLSSIGSWHQFVKVLEHMSPKAEKVNAAGSLNRLNSILDGRQQDQFNQFIHNLPESSLKAENKKTIAWATRNPNLKREILIAAKTSGLFDGVA; this is encoded by the coding sequence ATGACAGTGCCCGCGTCCGATGCCGCGCGCTTCTGCTTCACCGTCGGCGGCATCGAATTTCTGGTCGTCGATTTCACGGCCACAGAAAAGATCTCCGAACCGTTTGAAGTCCGCCTGAACCTGGCCAGCGAGGATCGGGTCCCGTGCGAGGCCGCGCTCGGTCACAGCGGATGCCTCACCGTCCAGGGGCGGGATCATGAACGCTGTTTCCACGGCCTGGTGACCGAATTTTTTTACCGGGAAGCATCCGGGCGACTGGAGCGCTACGAGGCCCGGCTTGCGCCACAGGCCGCCTTGCTGAATCTGCGTAGCGACTGCCGCATCTTTGCCGGTCTTACCGTGCCTCAAATCGTCGCGCAGGTGTTCAAAGCCGCGGGCCTGGACCCCGATGGGTGGGCATTCCGGCTGCAGGGCAAGTATCCGCCAAGGGAGCATTGCGTGCAGTACCGCGAAAGCGACCTGGCTTTCGTGCGCCGACTGCTGGCCCAGGAAGGGATCTACTTTTTCTTCGAGCACGATCGGCAGCGCCACCGCATGGTCTTTGGCGACAGCCCGGCGGCCTATGGCCGGATCGCGGGTGAACGGACCCTGGACTACCACCCCGGCGCCGGACTGGTCCCAGAACATGAAGCCATCATCGATTGGGCGCGCACCTTTACGCTGACCAGCGACCGGGTGGAATTGGGCGACTACAATTTTGAAAGACCGGCCCTGAATTTGACCACCGCATCCTCCGGCCAGGACAAGGGCCGGACGCACTACGACTATCCGGGCGGCCACCGGCTGCCCGACCAGGGCCGCCGCCTGGCCCGGGTGCGGGAAGAGCAGCAGCGCATGTACCGGGACCTGGCCGAAGGCAGGAGCACGAAGCCTGGCCTGGCCCCGGGCCTGATCTTCAAGACGGACGGCCACCTATGCGCGGCCGACGACGGCGCCTACCTGGCCGTGCAGGTCCGCCACCGGGGCGATCAGCCCCAGTCGATAGAGGAGGTGAACACGGCCCGGGGCACCATCTATGTCAACACCTTTACGGCCGTGCCGGCCGAGGCCATCATCCGGCCCGAGCCCCTGCCCAAGCCCGTGATCCGGGGCGTGCAAACCGCCATCGTGACCGGTGCGGCCGACGGGCAGATCCACACCGACCGCCACGGCCGGGTCCAGGTGCGGTTTCACTGGGAAAGAGGCACGCCGGCCGGCACCTGGGTGCGCGTTACCCAGAGCTGGGCCGGCACCGCCTGGGGCGCCGTGCATCTGCCGCGAGCAGGCCAGGAGGTGATCGTGGGCTTTGAAGAGGGCGACCCGGACCGGCCCATGATCACCGGCCGGCTCTACCACGGGCAAAACCTGCCGCCTTACCCCCTGCCCGCCCAAAAGAGCGTATCGACCATCAAAAGCCGCTCGACATCCGGAGAAGGGTTCAACGAGATCCGCTTCGAAGATCGCAAGGAGGGCGAACAGCTCTTTGTGCATGCCCAGCGGCAGATGGACCTGGTGGTCGAAAACGACCGGCGCACCTTTGTCGGCCGCAGCGCCCACACCCATATCCAGGGCTCGCGTCTGACGCACATCGGCGGCAGCCGCCATTTCCGCGTGGGCGCCGATGCTGTGGAGACAATCGACGGCGTTGCCTGCCTGACCGTGGGCAAGGACCTTGAACGCAAAAGCGGCGGCGACCATGTGCTTCAGACCGGCGGCAGCATGGACATTGCGGCCCTGGCCGACGCGGTGCTCGAGGCCGGCGCCCGCCTGACGTTGAAGGTGGGGCCCAGCTTCGTCACCATCGGATCATCGGGCATCGCCATCGGCGCGCCGCGCATCAATTTCAACAGCGGGGGCAGCGCCCTGACCGGCCGGGGCACATTTACCCAGTCGCCGCTTGCACCCCAGAGTGCGGACGGCGCATTGGCCGGCGAAACATCCGAAAGCCACCCGGTGCCATCGGCGACAATCCGGCCGGATGCCGCCATTGCACCAGGGCCCGCTTCTGCGGCAGCGCCTGTTTCTAATGCAATTCCAATTTCTTCTGCAGCGCCCGGAGCAGACGCCCGGGCCGGGACACCGGTCCAACCGCTGCGCCTCAAACAACAGCTGGTGGACATCGTGCACATCACCGGAGAGGCGCACTTTTACGTGCTGGACCAGGACGAGAGCGAGGCCTTGAAGCAGGAGATCGACGAGGTGCAGCGGCTCATCGACGAGTTCCACCACATCCTTCAGAACGCCGATGACTGTATGGCCTGTCTGAACGTCTCGGATCCGGAGGCCGAGTGCGGCTGCATCCGCTGCCAGAAACAGCGCTGGGCCCTGAAAGCAAGAGATGCCGGGCTGCTGACCCTAACCCCCACCGAGGACATCGCGCCCGATACCCATCTGACCACGGCCGAGGACCTTCAGGGCCGGTTGTACACCCTGCGCCAGGCCCGCGACTTTTACCAGGCTTATCACCCCCGGCTGCTGCGCGACGGTTTGAAAGGCAGCTACGTGGAGAGCAACTGGCAGGCCCTGCGGCAGGTCAAGTTAAACGAGCTGCACGGACAGATCGCCGCCGTGCAGCGGCAACTCGACGAGCGGCCCGCGCCGGAACCCGATGCCCGGCGACCGGCATCGGTGGCCGGCGCGCCGTCCGACGGCGCCAAAAGCAAGCGCGCCGTGGCCTACGAACGGGGCCGCCAGAGCAGCACCGGCACCCAGGTGATCGAGGTGGTCGTCTTCAGCCGGCCGGACCGGCGCTACTATATACGCGCCCGGTACCGGGAACAGGTCTCATGGCGCAGAACCGTGCACACCGACGTGCTTCGCACCCACCCGTTCAACCGGCAGTTGGCCACCCGCCTGATCGCGGATATCAAGCAAGGCATAAAGGACGATGCCGACACCAGCACCTTCGGCACCCTGGAGGCCCGGCTCAAGACCTGGTCCAGCCGCGACGACAACCTGCTCAATGCCTTGCACCGGGAATTTGCCTGGACCAGCGACCATGCCGACGCGGCCCGCTATGCGGTAAGCGCCGAAGCCCACCTGCTGCGCTTTGCCGCCTCGGCCAGCGCCGGCATCAACAGCTGGCAGATCGACAAAGGGCAGGTGGAAATCGGGGTCAAGGCCGGCGCCGCCATCTCCCTCGCCGAAGGCAAGGTCGCGTTGAACACCTTTTATCCGTCCCAGGGCGGCTATCCCCTGCACCTGTCCTACCGCAACGGGCTGGGGCAGACGATACACCATCCCTTTGGCGCGCTGCGCCTGCACGGCAGCGTCGTGCTCAGCTGTTTTACCGGGGCCCAGGCCTTTGCCGACGCAGGGATCAAAGCCACTTACAAGGCGCAGGAGGTGGCCTCGGGCGCCACGGCCCTGCTCGGCACCCCGTCCGTATCGGTCGGCCTGGGCGGCCGTTTGGGCCTTAAAGCCGAAGCCTTTGCCGGCGCCCGGGCCGGCGGCAGCCTGAGCGGCGACCTGCAGTGGCTCGCGCCGGCCCACCAAGGCCGCGGCGCCCGGCTTTACGGCCGGCAGATGAGCGGCGCGGGGAACTGGCGCGAACTGGCCACGGTCAAGACCGAAGGCAACGTGGCCGCCGGCCTGGGCGCCGGCGCCAATTTTGGTTTGAGCATATCCAAGGACCAGTTGACCTTTAACTGCAACGCCAGCCTGGTATTCGGGCCCGGTGCCGCCGGCGGGTTCGGCACCATCGTCGATTTTGAGAAAATCTACGATGTGATCAAACTGGTGTGCGAGGCGTTGGCGGATATCGATTACCGTTACTTGTATAGTGTTACGGAAGAGGCATTTAAATTCATTTCTTTTGGAATTTATCAGGCAATTTCATCTCCAGGCCGGACTGCTGCGGAGATATTTCAAAATGGCTTTCGCGAAGTCATGAGGTGGTGGCAGTTTCGCACATTCTTAAAAGCAGAGGCGGAAAGAATAGCCACGAACTTGCTTCAAGATAGAACGGTGTTGTTGGATGGCAAAAGCCTGTCCATTGGAAAGTTGCCTCCAGAAACAGTGGGGCCGATGATTTATGTCTTAAGCGAGAGTTTTATCGGCAGTTGGGAGTCTGGTCAGGAAGAGGCGATTGTTTTACTTTTGAGCTCAATTGGCAGCTGGCACCAATTTGTCAAAGTATTGGAACATATGTCTCCCAAAGCCGAAAAAGTCAATGCTGCTGGAAGTCTAAATCGGTTGAATTCAATCTTGGATGGGCGCCAGCAAGATCAATTCAATCAATTCATTCACAACCTTCCAGAAAGCTCTCTAAAGGCTGAAAACAAAAAAACAATTGCTTGGGCAACAAGAAATCCCAATCTTAAAAGGGAGATACTAATAGCAGCAAAAACCAGCGGACTTTTCGATGGCGTTGCTTAA
- a CDS encoding GIY-YIG nuclease family protein, translating to MNLELLPRGKGSYLLVLRLPELKTIQVGRLGCIAFQRGWYAYAGSAFGPGGLAARLRHHLVPVRRPHWHIDYFRVEARVTEIWTAEGMPCREHDWASALTKGIGAGTGIRGFGCSDCRCLSHLIYFKHGFKHGFNRRPAKAWLMKVLGEGTVKCCIRK from the coding sequence ATGAACCTCGAACTGTTGCCCAGGGGGAAAGGCAGCTACCTGCTGGTCCTGAGACTGCCCGAGCTTAAGACAATACAGGTCGGCCGCCTGGGCTGCATCGCATTTCAGCGCGGGTGGTATGCCTATGCGGGCAGCGCTTTTGGGCCGGGCGGACTGGCCGCTCGTCTGCGCCATCATCTCGTGCCCGTGCGCCGGCCGCACTGGCATATCGACTATTTCCGCGTCGAAGCGAGGGTGACCGAGATCTGGACGGCCGAGGGCATGCCTTGCCGGGAGCATGACTGGGCTTCGGCCCTGACCAAGGGGATTGGGGCGGGAACCGGTATACGCGGGTTCGGCTGCTCGGACTGCCGGTGCCTCTCCCACCTGATCTATTTCAAACACGGGTTCAAACACGGGTTCAATCGCCGGCCGGCGAAAGCTTGGCTTATGAAAGTATTAGGGGAGGGCACCGTCAAATGCTGCATTCGCAAATGA